The Vespula vulgaris chromosome 2, iyVesVulg1.1, whole genome shotgun sequence genome has a segment encoding these proteins:
- the LOC127072801 gene encoding DALR anticodon-binding domain-containing protein 3, with translation MENIPNNSISTLINQIFFHLTGFECKDQSIIRVNNEKLSVNGDLYFLPSLKLWKTVLVDKLNCNENCTNILQHCADIRHNELKQMEKINTNEKVFQSLILASKTWNLKITKCTLQNERVCLFLERPSVIKTIINTVIEKGRSFGRNASTNENICLTFLPDEQSELTSMRLQLIKNISERILDLQGYCVCKKVCPNAIMLSSKSHIETTEDCKRYVCGVVKNSETNTKETTLTWRKYVYNKMETIIELNDQKYLHTKKQDINDDPFIRNMAEATISFELLAIKPSRSVCINIHTSGDRSLTNTKGIPFILYNTARIAAIIKKYNEGISNGEYPELTNVEAVDFSVLDDEDEWELIYNFIMGYSQAIENSIKHKPTFQICPQVICMFLSRLCQKFSIYYRRIKILTEGYKHLYSKLIARIYMLKALEIILQNTLAIFNIESVSEM, from the exons ATGGAAAATATACCaaataattctatttcaaCACtcattaatcaaatattttttcatttaacggGTTTCGAGTGTAAAGATCAATCAATTATCAGAGTTAACAATGAAAAGTTATCTGTAAATGGAGACTTGTATTTTCTACCTAGCCTCAAATTATGGAAAACCGTTTTAGTGGATAAATTAAATTGCAATGAAAATTGTACTAATATTTTGCAACATTGCGCAGACATTAGACATAATGAGTTAAAACAAATGGAAAAGATTAATACTAACGAAAAG GTTTTTCAATCACTCATTTTAGCTAGTAAAACTTGGAATTTAAAGATAACAAAATGTACTTTACAAAACGAACGAGTTTGCCTATTTTTGGAAAGACCATCTGTTATaaaaactattataaataCGGTCATTGAAAAAGGACGATCGTTTGGAAGAAATGCATctacaaatgaaaatatttgccTAACATTTCTTCCAGATGAACAATCAGAATTAACTAGCATGagattacaattaataaagaatatcaGTGAAAGAATTTTGGATTTGCAAGGATATTGCGTATGCAAGAAAGTTTGTCCTAATGCTATTATGTTAAGCAGTAAGTCTCATATAGAAACAACTGAAGATTGTAAAAGATACGTGTGTGGTGTGGTTAAAAATTCTGAaacaaatacgaaagaaacaaCATTAACTTGGaggaaatatgtatataataaaatggagACAATAATAGAGCTAAATGATCAAAAATATCTTCACACAAAGAAGCAAGATATTAATGATGATCCTTTCATTCGAAATATGGCAGAGGCTACTATCAGTTTCGAGTTACTGGCTATTAAACCCAGTCGTTCTGTTTGCATTAATATTCATACAAGTGGAGACAGAAGTCTTACCAATACGAAag GTATACCTTTCATATTATACAATACTGCTAGAATAGCtgcgattataaaaaaatataatgaaggTATATCCAACGGAGAGTATCCAGAATTAACAAATGTCGAGGCTGtagatttttctgttttagacGATGAG GATGAATGGGAACTCatttataactttataatGGGTTATTCTCAAGCCATAGAAAACAGTATCAAGCATAAACCCACTTTTCAAATTTGTCCACAAGTTATATGCATGTTTTTATCACGTCTATGTCAAAAGTTtagtatttattatagaagaattaaaatattaacg GAGGGATATAAGCATTTATATTCAAAGTTAATAGCAAGAATTTACATGCTAAAAGCAttggaaattattttacaaaatactcTTGCAATATTCAATATAGAATCCGTTTCTGAAATGTAA